A region from the Gemmatimonadota bacterium genome encodes:
- a CDS encoding LytTR family transcriptional regulator, producing MVKHDGRVFFVKATDVDWFEASGNYVRIHTGKVSHLIRETMQRVEAQLDPSMFVRIHRAVIVNLDRIRELQPWFAGDYVVILRDGRQLKLSRTYREHLHTRMQRLA from the coding sequence ATGGTGAAGCACGACGGCCGGGTGTTCTTCGTGAAGGCCACCGACGTCGATTGGTTTGAGGCGTCGGGGAACTACGTGCGGATCCACACCGGGAAGGTCTCGCACCTGATCCGGGAGACGATGCAACGGGTGGAAGCGCAGCTCGACCCGTCGATGTTCGTGCGGATCCATCGCGCGGTCATCGTCAACCTCGACCGGATCCGGGAGCTGCAACCCTGGTTCGCCGGGGACTACGTCGTCATCCTGCGCGATGGCCGGCAGTTGAAGCTCAGTCGGACATATCGGGAGCACCTGCACACCCGGATGCAGCGACTCGCGTAG
- a CDS encoding response regulator has protein sequence MRRLLRLEDDVEVIDDVGSGREAVEAIQRDRPDLVLLDVQMPDLDGFGVVDALGIDQMPPTIFVTAFNEYAVRAFDVHAIDYLLKPFDTDRFRAAFVRARVHLEQRSSAEQGRKIRALLEQVLGEGRWRASTGRRRVTARRPRLRARLVTGMSIGSW, from the coding sequence ATGCGTCGACTGCTTCGACTGGAGGATGATGTCGAGGTCATTGACGACGTGGGGAGCGGGCGCGAAGCGGTAGAGGCCATCCAGCGTGATCGACCGGACTTGGTCCTGCTCGATGTACAAATGCCGGACCTCGATGGGTTCGGGGTCGTCGATGCGCTGGGGATCGACCAGATGCCCCCCACCATTTTTGTGACCGCGTTCAACGAGTATGCCGTGCGCGCCTTTGACGTGCACGCCATCGACTACCTGCTCAAGCCGTTTGACACGGATCGTTTTCGCGCGGCGTTTGTCCGGGCGCGGGTGCACCTGGAGCAGCGCAGTTCGGCGGAGCAGGGGCGGAAGATTCGCGCCCTGCTGGAGCAGGTCCTCGGCGAGGGGCGGTGGCGAGCGTCGACCGGTCGCCGTCGAGTAACGGCACGGCGACCGCGGCTCCGAGCGCGCCTCGTCACCGGTATGTCGATCGGCTCATGGTGA